In the Leptospira johnsonii genome, one interval contains:
- a CDS encoding DUF1993 domain-containing protein produces the protein MSDISIYEITVTQVIKNLEHLKRFIDKGKSFAESKNIDIDVLLNARLAPDQYNFIRQIQTACDTAKLGAARLTGKHFQSHDDKEKTLSDVIDRIDSVVGILKELKPEDYKEAADKKISLPRWEGKSLTGKEYALHHMIPNFFFHIVTAYDILRHNGVELAKKDYLGDFPFKS, from the coding sequence ATGTCAGACATTTCGATTTACGAAATCACAGTAACACAAGTAATCAAAAATTTAGAACACTTAAAACGATTTATAGATAAGGGAAAAAGTTTTGCCGAATCCAAAAATATCGATATAGATGTTTTATTGAATGCAAGGCTCGCTCCAGACCAATACAATTTTATCCGCCAAATACAAACAGCTTGCGATACAGCGAAACTTGGAGCAGCACGTTTAACCGGAAAACATTTCCAATCACATGACGATAAGGAAAAAACTCTTTCCGACGTGATTGATCGTATCGATTCCGTTGTAGGAATTCTAAAAGAACTGAAACCGGAAGATTATAAAGAAGCTGCCGACAAAAAAATATCTCTGCCTCGTTGGGAAGGTAAATCCCTAACCGGAAAAGAATATGCTCTTCATCATATGATCCCGAACTTCTTCTTTCATATCGTAACCGCTTACGATATCCTCAGACATAATGGAGTGGAACTTGCTAAGAAGGATTATCTGGGTGATTTTCCTTTTAAATCCTAG
- a CDS encoding helix-turn-helix domain-containing protein: MGPATVGELAEPFKMALPSLMQHLGVLEDSSLVRSEKVGRVRTYKLTQETMRVGEDWFVRQRTLWERRLNQLDSYLLEMKEKENGKD, encoded by the coding sequence ATGGGGCCGGCAACAGTCGGAGAATTGGCGGAGCCGTTCAAAATGGCTCTTCCTTCTCTAATGCAGCATCTAGGAGTGTTGGAAGATTCTTCTCTGGTTCGTTCCGAAAAAGTGGGCCGGGTAAGGACTTATAAACTTACCCAGGAGACCATGCGAGTGGGAGAAGATTGGTTCGTTAGACAACGCACCCTATGGGAAAGAAGGCTAAACCAACTGGACAGTTACTTACTTGAAATGAAGGAGAAAGAAAATGGCAAAGACTAA
- a CDS encoding SRPBCC family protein, with translation MAKTNYYQPDPKTDLVLERIVDVPRELVWKAWTTPEHILKWFTPAPWKTIDCEIDLRPGGIFRTTMLSPEGQEFPNSGCFLDIVENEKLVFTDIFEPGFKPTANGGFFTAILTLEKHGNGTKYHVLARHKDEESRKKHEEMGFHEGWNAALDQLVELMKAVH, from the coding sequence ATGGCAAAGACTAATTATTACCAACCGGACCCAAAAACAGATCTAGTTCTGGAAAGGATCGTAGACGTTCCAAGAGAACTTGTTTGGAAAGCATGGACCACTCCGGAACATATCCTGAAATGGTTTACCCCTGCCCCTTGGAAAACTATAGATTGTGAGATCGATCTTCGTCCAGGTGGGATCTTCCGCACGACTATGTTGTCTCCGGAAGGGCAAGAATTCCCGAACAGCGGTTGTTTCTTGGACATAGTTGAAAACGAGAAGCTTGTATTTACCGATATTTTTGAACCAGGGTTTAAACCTACTGCAAACGGCGGATTTTTTACCGCGATCCTTACATTAGAAAAACATGGTAATGGAACCAAGTATCATGTTCTTGCTCGCCATAAAGATGAAGAGAGCAGAAAGAAACATGAGGAAATGGGTTTCCATGAGGGTTGGAACGCAGCTCTAGACCAATTAGTAGAACTTATGAAAGCGGTTCACTAA
- a CDS encoding nitric oxide reductase activation protein NorD, with amino-acid sequence MGWEEFVFKKTYNTVREIFTSEKDPFLKSKIVKLSEVKTRLSVLAKSLTGENVEILPAEKEGGFQDQIYFLPESYSHGSETLSNFEFYIFRILYISEQRRLGFHWKKDESRSRSESLKAAAETYPKVLLSLERNFPDAKWLIESVQKVESEFQKGILKNKQLPEDLSLLHGIWMSSSLNKLEAPISSQELLSQKTEQDQIQTELEGKPRERIETIQADLKSQEDYTLMHQFEKVETAEEFQGNWRDFDGSDTLSEQEDAIRELDLRHTVRSNEPTHSIFRTDFFSGLFAGEVENDRSEENPISYDEWDFRKRKYRKDHCKVFPKKFSDADLGFTKKVFEENYSTLNSLRSRMNRFFNLKTSLKRQSYGEDLDLDAALQYFSDLSCGQTPTENVYLSDRNRLREVSILLLADMSLSTDSYVDNQRILDVEKASLVLFGQICSEFGDRFRIDSFYSNTRNHCDYSNIKSFDEPWERSRERIGLMEAKGYTRIGPAIRHSLSLIQAEKSQKRWILLLTDGKPNDYDRYEGKYGIEDVKKAVLECERSNVGVFALAIDKSAKQYLPAMLGKESYRILPNPKELPEALTDFFIKLVR; translated from the coding sequence ATGGGTTGGGAAGAATTCGTATTTAAAAAAACCTATAATACTGTCAGAGAAATTTTCACTTCCGAAAAAGATCCATTCCTAAAAAGTAAAATAGTAAAACTCTCCGAAGTTAAAACCAGACTGTCTGTCTTGGCCAAATCTTTGACCGGAGAGAATGTAGAGATCTTGCCCGCTGAAAAAGAAGGAGGATTTCAAGATCAGATCTATTTTTTACCGGAATCCTATTCTCATGGATCGGAGACATTATCGAATTTTGAATTTTATATATTCAGAATACTTTATATTTCAGAGCAAAGAAGATTGGGATTTCATTGGAAGAAGGATGAGAGTAGAAGCAGGAGCGAATCCTTAAAAGCTGCGGCCGAAACGTATCCAAAGGTGCTTTTGAGCTTAGAAAGAAATTTTCCGGATGCAAAATGGCTGATTGAATCCGTACAGAAAGTAGAGAGTGAATTCCAAAAAGGTATATTAAAAAATAAACAATTGCCAGAGGATCTTTCCTTATTGCATGGGATTTGGATGTCTTCTTCTTTAAATAAGCTAGAAGCTCCGATCTCTTCTCAAGAATTACTCTCTCAGAAAACAGAACAGGACCAAATCCAAACGGAGTTGGAAGGGAAGCCTAGAGAAAGGATAGAGACGATTCAAGCGGATCTGAAATCCCAAGAAGATTATACCCTGATGCACCAATTCGAAAAGGTGGAAACAGCAGAAGAATTCCAAGGAAACTGGCGAGACTTTGACGGATCCGATACTTTATCGGAACAAGAAGATGCGATTCGAGAGCTGGATCTTAGGCATACTGTTCGTTCCAACGAACCTACACATTCCATTTTTAGGACAGATTTTTTCTCGGGATTATTTGCTGGAGAAGTGGAGAATGATCGCTCGGAAGAAAATCCTATCTCGTACGATGAATGGGACTTTAGAAAAAGGAAATATAGAAAAGATCATTGTAAGGTGTTTCCTAAGAAATTTTCGGATGCAGACTTAGGATTCACGAAAAAAGTCTTCGAAGAAAATTATAGCACCTTAAATTCGCTTCGTTCCAGGATGAATCGATTCTTTAATCTTAAAACTTCTCTAAAAAGACAATCTTATGGAGAGGATTTGGATCTGGACGCTGCTTTGCAATATTTCTCAGATCTATCTTGTGGACAAACTCCGACTGAAAATGTGTATTTGTCGGACAGAAATAGGCTCAGAGAAGTTTCCATTCTTCTGCTTGCGGACATGAGTTTATCTACCGATTCGTATGTGGATAACCAAAGGATCTTGGATGTGGAAAAGGCCTCCTTGGTCTTATTCGGGCAGATCTGTTCAGAATTCGGAGATCGTTTTAGGATTGATTCATTTTATTCCAATACCAGGAATCATTGCGATTATTCTAATATAAAAAGTTTTGATGAACCTTGGGAAAGATCCAGAGAAAGAATAGGGCTTATGGAGGCTAAGGGATATACTAGAATTGGACCTGCGATCCGACATTCTCTTTCTCTGATCCAAGCTGAAAAAAGCCAAAAACGTTGGATCCTTCTTTTAACGGATGGTAAACCGAATGATTATGATCGTTACGAAGGAAAATACGGAATAGAAGACGTGAAAAAAGCGGTTCTTGAATGTGAGAGATCGAATGTGGGGGTCTTTGCACTTGCAATAGATAAAAGTGCAAAACAATATCTTCCCGCAATGCTCGGAAAGGAATCCTATAGGATCTTGCCAAACCCGAAAGAATTGCCGGAAGCATTGACCGATTTTTTTATCAAGCTGGTTCGTTGA
- a CDS encoding CbbQ/NirQ/NorQ/GpvN family protein, with translation MPVDPKTDHKNGMYSGEGEVPYYRPIGQEIEIFEHAYKNKLPILLKGPTGCGKTRFVEFMASKLSLPMTSVSCHEETSAVDLLGRFLIQGSETVWQDGPLTRSVRSGGILYIDEIAEARPDTIVSIHPLTDHRREIYIDRKNENLKAPDSFVLVASYNPGYQRGWKELKPSTRQRFISIQFDYPDKETEIEILSKETGVSSSISSKLVKLAEKIRNLTELGLLESCSTRLLVDAAKLISTGLPSRLSCEVAIVQPLSDDPDTIRSLKDLVSLMI, from the coding sequence TTGCCCGTAGATCCTAAAACAGATCATAAAAATGGAATGTATTCTGGAGAAGGGGAAGTCCCTTATTATAGACCGATCGGGCAGGAGATAGAGATATTCGAACACGCGTATAAGAATAAACTTCCTATCCTGCTCAAGGGCCCCACTGGTTGTGGCAAAACTCGCTTTGTGGAATTTATGGCCTCTAAGTTGAGTCTACCTATGACAAGTGTATCTTGTCATGAGGAAACTTCTGCAGTGGATCTACTCGGACGATTTTTGATCCAAGGTTCCGAAACAGTCTGGCAGGATGGACCTTTGACGAGAAGTGTTCGGTCGGGAGGAATATTATATATAGATGAAATAGCGGAGGCAAGGCCTGATACGATCGTATCTATCCATCCTTTAACGGACCACAGGAGGGAAATCTATATAGATAGAAAGAATGAAAATTTAAAAGCACCAGATTCGTTTGTTTTGGTTGCTTCTTATAATCCTGGTTACCAAAGAGGTTGGAAGGAATTAAAACCTTCTACAAGACAAAGATTTATATCCATACAATTCGATTATCCAGATAAAGAAACGGAAATAGAGATATTGAGTAAAGAGACTGGAGTTTCTTCTTCCATTTCTTCTAAGTTAGTAAAACTCGCCGAGAAGATCCGAAATCTGACCGAGTTGGGATTATTGGAATCCTGTTCCACAAGGCTACTCGTTGATGCGGCAAAATTGATCTCTACCGGATTACCTTCTCGTCTGTCTTGCGAAGTTGCCATAGTGCAACCATTAAGTGATGATCCGGATACGATCCGTTCCTTAAAAGATCTTGTCTCTTTGATGATCTGA